GTAGGGCTCGAACGGCTCGTCGGTTGACTCGGCCTTCCACATCTTGTCGACGCGGTACGTGCGCTGCTCGCCGGCGGTGTCGCCCTCGTGCGGGCGGGCGAACAGGTACCACATCCCGCGCTCGAGGCGCAGGTGGTACGGCTCGATGACCGCCTCGTAGCGCGTCGCGTCGCCGCGGATGTAGCCGATGCGGCACAGCAGGTCCTGGTCCATGCACGCGCGTACCTCGGCGAGGATGGCCTCGTCGGGGACGGGGCCGAGCGCGTCCCACGATCGTGCGGTCTGCGGGACGCCCGCGGCCTGCGCGATCGCCTCGACCAAGCCCGAGAGCGCCTCGTCGCACCCGCCGGCGAGCGGCTGAAGGCCCGCGAGGAACGACAGCAGCGAGGCGGCCTCCGGCGGTGTGAGCTGGGCCGGCGCCTTCATCGCGTCGGTGGCGGCGATCGGCAGCGCGGTCACGCGGACATGGTCGGCGGCGTCGATCTCGAAGGTGAAGTAGTTCGGGATGT
The nucleotide sequence above comes from Actinomycetota bacterium. Encoded proteins:
- a CDS encoding WYL domain-containing protein; this encodes MPDTFDRMRRLCTLLTRIRRLHDFDKWAPLTSFAEAAGVTPQVMREDLDALASIEFDESYIPNYFTFEIDAADHVRVTALPIAATDAMKAPAQLTPPEAASLLSFLAGLQPLAGGCDEALSGLVEAIAQAAGVPQTARSWDALGPVPDEAILAEVRACMDQDLLCRIGYIRGDATRYEAVIEPYHLRLERGMWYLFARPHEGDTAGEQRTYRVDKMWKAESTDEPFEPYPLDLARYADGVFPPDTPQRTARVAFRDQAAAYAQERWGEGDDLGDGRIAITVEFASVDWLLRTLALYGAEFEVLEPAGLREVVRTRAEAALARYRESA